The stretch of DNA AAGCAACGAAGGTGGGCATGTTGATCGCGTAGTCTCAAGAATTGCTTCCTCATCGACACAGTTGGCCGCCGCAAGCTGCTCCTTGTGTGCATCTCACTCATGGCTGTATGCTTCTGCCTCGAAGCAGGCCTCGTGTACAAGGTCGACACGACCCACAGCAAGGCAGCGGGAGGGGCGGCAACTGCGTTTCTCTTTGTGTATCTCGGTCTCTTTACTGTGAGATTTCTAGCCCGTTCtcagctgaccccagattGGCTTCCAGGCAGTTGTCTGGGTCTACCCCTCCGAAATCCTTCCGCTTCGTCTCCGCCAGAAGGGTTCGTCAATTTCTACGGCCTGCAACTGGATCACCAACTATGCGGTTGTCCAAATTACGCCCATTGCTCTGAAGAAGATTCACTACAAATTCTACATTGTGAGTAGTATTGACCTCTGGAATGACGACTCGAGCTGACGGACAAGGTCTTCGCAGTCATCAacgccgccttcctccctcccattTACTTCTTCTACCCCGAGACCAAGGGTATGAATTTCGAGGATGTCGACCGGCTGTTCGCGGGCAACAACGTCCGGGCATTCGAGCACGATGCTGAATCCAAGCACACCGACACACAGGTGCAAGAGGCGTAATCTATTAGTCTGTTTTATTGCCGTTATTTGGGTGGTGCCGACGTAATTTTGTAGTAAGTTTTGTGATGCTAAATGTGAAGGCCAGCATGGCTAGCCGCGTCATGCGAATGAAATGAGTCGGGAGTCGACTAGTTGAATGTTGATTATGTGGAGAATACCGCCGTCTCTCTgtctcttcctctctctTTCTTATACACCCTTGACACATGACGATAAACGACAAGCTGCACAGATTCATATGAGCGCTCAAACCCACATCCCCATACAGTACCCTACCAAAAGTGTTCGGACAATTTGGGCCCGTGCCTCCACTTTGAGGTGCCACACCCGTCTTTGGAAGACCGCACACGACAAGGGATAGAGATGCATGGAAGGACTTGAAATGAAGCTCTAAGCATAGTCAGTGACATATTCTAAGGAATAGACTACCGATGGATAAGaactcctcgagcgcagaAAACCCGGTGGAATATCCCAGCGAGTGGCAGGTCAAAATATTGAAAGAATCCTCACttgccgccgagcgcacCTCGAGTGCCGAAGGATAGTGCACTGGAGGAGCGTGGAAGCCCGCTTATATTGGTCATGGCTAGTCGTCGTGATGGGCATTGCCGTGCATGGTGATGGGCGCGGGTCAGCGAGCCGACGGAGAGGTTGGCGGGCACGTGCTATGAAGGATCTGGCTACGTCCTGGGGGTATTGAACCCTGGGTCTCATCACGGCAGCTAATACAGGCACGATAGCGGGACTGTCTGTCCCGGGGTCGAGCATGCTGCATTGCAGTCATTGCGCATCGAAGCCAAGGAAGCAGTAGAGTGATGGGCTGCCCCCTGCTGTCTGCATCATTACAGTCGTCTCAGGCACATTCATACGAACCTGCTCTTGGGAAAGTCTGCAGCGTTGACTGCGACACTTGGAAGGACCTCATACACATGATACATCTGGTAACGATACAAAACACAGCAGTAGACGTTGTTCTGGAGTCGGGGTGGGAATACACGAAAGGCGGTTCTCGGAATGTCAGGTGTCTGTTACTTTGGCGGGTTGAcatggtcgtcgtcgcggtcaGCACCAACGGCCGTGTGGAGTAGGGTGGGTGACGCGGCAGTTCGCGCACGCGACTTtgcggccgcggccaagaCCGACTCGGAGCTGGATATCGAGTCGTCGGTCGTGGTGGTATCAGTCGACGGGCAGAGATCTGGGCTGCTCGTGCCAGCCTCCCATAGGGCTTCATCGGAGTTGGCCTGAGCGTGTCTGTCGACACGCATGGCCGCAACGGGCCCCGGGACTCCTTGCGCGTTAcagtcctcctcgaccggAACTCCTTGCCAGTTGCGCTTGAATCTGGTGATCACTCCAGTGCGTGTGTCCACCGCGAGTGTATCCCACAGGCCCGACTTTTCCACGTCGCCGGGCCCGTAGCGGCGCAGagccgcgcgcgcagcggtgctgggcggcggcggggcgtACCCTTCGTTCGTGTCGCGCAGCTGCCACAGCTGGTCCATGTActcgacgacaaggcgCTCAAGTGCAAGGTCGCCCGGCACGTCGTTGCATGTCGGGTTGCGCGGCGCCCACAGCGCGATAACGCGCTCAGCACCTGGCAGTTTTGCAAGAGTGCGCATGCCCTGCGGACGGGGATCAGCATGCATCGCAGCATGGCGGCGAGCACAAGAATAAACTCACCGTATCAgcaacctcggcggcggcggcccgTAGCCACACATGCCAGTCCGCGACGCTGCCCGAGACGGACACCTTGGCCGCGCGGGACTCGACACGCGCCTGGTCGTTGCTGTCGTCAGCGTATGAATTGACACAGCAGTGATGAGCGGTTCGAT from Cutaneotrichosporon cavernicola HIS019 DNA, chromosome: 7b encodes:
- a CDS encoding uncharacterized protein (Sugar (and other) transporter); its protein translation is MAVCFCLEAGLVYKVDTTHSKAAGGAATAFLFVYLGLFTIGFQAVVWVYPSEILPLRLRQKGSSISTACNWITNYAVVQITPIALKKIHYKFYIVFAVINAAFLPPIYFFYPETKGMNFEDVDRLFAGNNVRAFEHDAESKHTDTQVQEA